The Maylandia zebra isolate NMK-2024a linkage group LG7, Mzebra_GT3a, whole genome shotgun sequence genome contains a region encoding:
- the kcp gene encoding kielin/chordin-like protein isoform X1 gives MERKLRAVVLLEIHLLFVFFLHGQSSADNENVIDLVEALNLPHRKSASSGMIYKLRNRAPHLTLPAEYSHFLYSNLQGSMGVHVVGRQAPRSTATIFSLSSASSPILQIISSTVNNTLRVDYQVEGRAHDFASINLLDTNPFASEKWGHLAVSLEPDRLAFFVDCQEAAVFPIENENRINLELPQDVLITLGSTLGKRSSKFSGYLKAAEISLKAYPRRPWSCNLTDHLFPPDAHDPDSQTDSSKPHNDLPSKLQTNHRSQDQTSYHPQEIQSDQMQGAEPPRGDNSASQEQKDETLRKLERQMTKLTNELGIIREQNKNLQNRVKFLELCLKDHCREGVQSDCPFHNGSNCTEDRCQTRACNEDNRQCPQQPCAPQNCPGENVPDCQRRTCNEDNRQCPQQPCRPQNCPQENVPDCQTRTCDEDNRQCPQQRCPNQDCREENVPDCQTRTCNEDNRQCPQQPSPPQNCREENVTGCQTRTCDDNRQCPQQPCPNQDCREENVPGCQTQTCNEDNRECPPQDCPQGNVPGGCAQQITGCTHSGVNYNNGDSWRSVESPCDICQCLDGYVRCEREQCYTPCRNPTAPPPNTCCPVCEGCDVNGHEVPNGAVIPVGDPCEECRCENGNMVCSRVRCSAPSCNNPVYHAGECCPRCEQCEYESEVYVNGERFTSKRDPCLQCYCSAGQVSCEHMAALCPTPQCTHPAKHRGECCASCNECEYEQRVYADGEIFSPSGGGPCLQCRCKSGNVICNEEKCPPVRCSNPIRHPHLCCPVCKTCELDGVEYDEGSNWQPEGPCSSCTCANGEALCTRTQCAANNCLHPTRITGSCCSVCDSCTYNQRVYSNGQSFATPDQPCHTCTCLHGTVQCERQSCPQLNCRDSYTPPGDCCPRCRDCSYENRVFLNGDVFPNPVSVCEECTCASGRIDCHQAQCSEPRCNAPMPGQCCQNNCNGCSYVGKEYSNGQQFPHPTDSCRTCSCTNGNVQCLMKRCPPLTCSNPHVIQGECCPQCPAPQSDCVYEQSSYSHLEHFSDPNNDCRSCACTNGTVRCKRKRCPFAHCSHPIKQDCCRSCEGCLYEDQQRVNGEMWDNPSEPCVECACRDGSVQCQRKRCPPSNCKHPVQRDCCMSCDGCMYNGREYLDGTEFHDGSDPCVVCHCYGGDVTCSRIPCDEKCSHPYKPPRQCCGECDRCSYNGAVLINGQSIPDPGNPCYECICQRGSVQCRRKRCPEALCPNPVADACGCPVCGGCRFEGLTYADGQILLEQEKACEDCRCSRGEVVCEQRKCPAVSCPHPTLNSCACEVCDGCNFYGRDCLSGEQFAHPTDSCQRCSCQNGGVVCEQESCPSITCSNPVTRPGECCPICDCCFYEDAVYSNGESFRPPSNQCQSCTCVAGTVECVSDGCQQAPCAQHVSMSEPCSVCMLNGQEFSDGQTWTLSSNHCSTCICKAGEVHCAVPECPKLACVHQVTDPGACCPRCRGCVYAGEEHTEGSSWFADSTPCMTCMCVDGVTTCSEVHCLSPCVNFISVPGECCPMCADCVFEGKVYGPGDSFHPANDPCQICTCEVMPDGEQHLKCYRKQCPSLVDCPKGNILFSGPDSCCPVCAQPLSNCTPALIGNEVLATDDPCFTCQCKDLTWTCLHKVCPLLTCPLNEQFTPPDSCCPVCKDCVIEDQNRRVVNGTSWKDSKDDCVTCTCFLGYIECSIEECLPAICLEGQKQVKLPGRCCYECQDSEVSCLYQGTVFHSNEHWEVDECTSCTCLSGDVHCRSERCPPLTCANDEMPAVIPGLCCPHCLPRPATCSAFGDPHYRTFDGRMLHFQGTCTYVLTQDCESGDFSVHATNDDRGRKGVSWTKEVTVFLGDVTVQLLQDWIVKVNDEAVTLPFLREPYIYIERQTNTILLNTNIGLKVLWSPRSHVEVSVPGSYKGHTCGLCGNFNNYYQDDLRMPNGRITLSESEFGNSWRVTNGTHFRSSCRPGENVDPCKDAGYQAKKGANTRCKILKSAIFKPCHPVVPPEQWYGACVYDLCACGANTDDCLCDTLEAYASQCRAAGVIVQWRSASLCAVGCPVERGFVFDECGPPCPVTCFNVDVPLGVIESHCFKPCVPGCQCPAGLVLHNNYCIPQEKCPKIIHGSSSNATVTE, from the exons ATGGAGAGGAAACTCAGAGCGGTTGTGCTGCTGGAGATACATTTGCTCTTCGTGTTCTTCTTGCACGGACAGTCTAGTGCAGATAACGAGAATG TAATTGATCTTGTGGAAGCACTAAACCTACCTCACCGAAAAAGTGCGAGCAGCGGCATGATCTACAAACTACGTAACAGAGCACCCCACCTGACACTTCCCGCTGAATATTCTCACTTCCTGTACTCCAACCTTCAGGGTAGCATGGGTGTTCATGTGGTGGGGCGCCAGGCGCCTCGATCCACTGCCACCATCTTTTCTCTTTCGTCTGCATCTTCGCCTATACTCCAGATCATCTCCTCCACTGTCAATAACACCCTGCGTGTGGACTACCAGGTTGAAGGAAGAGCGCACGACTTTGCCAGCATTAACCTTCTGGACACAAACCCTTTTGCAAGTGAAAAGTGGGGTCATCTGGCTGTGAGCCTGGAGCCTGACAGACTGGCATTTTTTGTGGACTGTCAAGAAGCTGCAGTTTTTCCAATAGAAAATGAGAACAGGATCAACCTAGAACTGCCTCAAGATGTTCTCATCACTCTTGGCAGCACATTAGGGAAGAGAAGCAGTAAATTTAGT GGATATTTGAAGGCAGCAGAAATTTCACTGAAAGCATATCCAAGGCGCCCATGGAGCTGCAATCTTACAG ATCATCTATTTCCTCCAGATGCACATGACCCAGATTCCCAGACTGACTCCAGCAAACCTCACAATGATTTACCCAGTAAACTTCAAACAAACCACAGATCACAGGACCAAACCAGCTATCATCCTCAGGAGATCCAGAGTGATCAGATGCAGGGAGCTGAGCCTCCTCGAGGTGATAATTCTGCTTCTCAGGAACAGAAAGATGAGACACTGAGGAAGCTGGAGAGACAGATGACAAAGCTGACTAATGAGTTGGGCATCATAAGAGAGCAG AACAAAAACCTACAAAATCGTGTAAAATTCCTGGAGTTATGTCTGAAGGACCATTGCAGAGAAG GGGTCCAGTCAGATTGTCCTTTTCACAATGGGTCCAACTGTACTGAAGATCGCTGTCAGACAAGAGCGTGTAAT GAGGATAACAGGCAGTGCCCTCAACAGCCGTGCGCTCCTCAAAACTGCCCAGGAGAGAATGTACCTGACTGTCAGAGAAGAACATGTAAT GAGGATAACAGGCAGTGCCCTCAACAGCCGTGCCGTCCTCAAAACTGCCCACAGGAAAATGTACCTGACTGTCAGACACGAACGTGTGAT gaGGATAACAGGCAGTGTCCTCAACAGCGATGCCCTAATCAAGACTGCAGAGAGGAGAATGTACCTGACTGTCAGACAAGAACGTGTAAT GAGGATAACAGGCAGTGCCCTCAACAGCCAAGCCCTCCTCAAAACTGCAGAGAGGAAAATGTAACTGGCTGTCAGACACGAACGTGTGAT GATAACAGGCAGTGCCCTCAACAGCCATGCCCTAATCAAGACTGCAGAGAGGAAAATGTACCTGGCTGTCAGACACAAACGTGCAAT GAGGATAACAGGGAGTGCCCCCCTCAAGACTGCCCACAGGGGAATGTACCTGGAGGCTGTGCCCAGCAAATCACAG GTTGCACCCATTCTGGTGTAAATTATAACAATGGAGACTCTTGGAGGTCGGTGGAGAGTCCTTGTGATATCTGCCAGTGTTTG GATGGTTATGTTCGCTGTGAGAGGGAGCAGTGTTACACTCCCTGTAGAAACCCTACTGCTCCTCCTCCAAATACCTGCTGTCCAGTCTGTGAAG GCTGTGATGTGAATGGACATGAAGTCCCTAATGGAGCTGTGATCCCTGTTGGAGACCCCTGTGAAGAGTGTAGATGTGAG AATGGAAATATGGTGTGTTCACGCGTTCGCTGTTCTGCTCCATCTTGTAACAATCCAGTATATCATGCTGGGGAGTGTTGTCCACG ATGCGAGCAGTGTGAATATGAGTCCGAAGTGTATGTGAATGGAGAGAGGTTCACCTCAAAGAGAGACCCCTGCCTCCAATGCTACTGCTCT GCAGGTCAAGTGTCATGTGAACACATGGCTGCATTATGTCCTACACCACAGTGTACTCATCCAGCTAAGCACAGAGGAGAATGTTGTGCCTCATGCAATG AGTGTGAGTATGAACAGAGGGTGTATGCTGATGGGGAAATTTTCAGCCCTTCTGGGGGTGGACCCTGCCTGCAGTGCAGGTGTAAG AGTGGAAATGTAATTTGCAACGAAGAAAAGTGCCCTCCTGTCCGCTGCTCCAATCCAATTAGACACCCACATCTTTGTTGTCCAGTCTGCAAAA CATGTGAACTGGATGGAGTGGAATATGATGAGGGGTCCAACTGGCAGCCTGAGGGTCCTTGTTCCAGCTGTACCTGTGCAAATGGAGAGGCCttatgcacacgcacacagtgtGCTGCCAACAACTGTCTGCATCCCACCAGGATTACTG GCTCCTGTTGTTCAGTCTGTGACAGCTGCACTTATAACCAACGTGTCTATAGCAATGGTCAGAGTTTCGCGACCCCTGACCAACCTTGCCACACCTGCACTTGTCTG CATGGCACTGTTCAGTGTGAGAGACAATCTTGTCCTCAGCTTAACTGCAGGGACTCCTACACCCCTCCTGGAGACTGTTGCCCCAGATGTCGAG ACTGCTCCTATGAAAACCGTGTGTTTTTGAATGGAGATGTTTTTCCCAACcccgtgagtgtgtgtgaggagtGCACATGTGCGAGTGGAAGGATTGACTGCCATCAGGCACAATGTTCTGAGCCTCGCTGTAATGCACCGATGCCTGGGCAGTGCTGCCAGAACAACTGCAATG GCTGCAGCTATGTAGGGAAAGAATATTCCAATGGACAACAATTTCCCCATCCTACTGACTCATGCAGGACATGCAGCTGCACT AATGGAAATGTCCAGTGTCTGATGAAGAGGTGTCCACCACTGACCTGCTCTAACCCTCATGTGATACAAGGAGAGTGCTGTCCCCAGTGTCCTG ctCCTCAGTCAGACTGTGTGTATGAACAAAGCTCCTACAGTCACTTGGAGCATTTCAGCGACCCCAATAACGACTGTCGATCATGTGCCTGCACCAACGGGACAGTTCGCTGTAAACGAAAGCGCTGCCCGTTCGCTCACTGTTCTCACCCCATCAAACAAGACTGCTGTCGGAGCTGCGAAG gCTGCTTATATGAAGATCAACAGCGAGTTAATGGGGAGATGTGGGATAACCCATCAGAGCCATGTGTTGAGTGTGCTTGCCGTGACGGCTCTGTCCAGTGTCAGAGGAAACGCTGTCCTCCCTCCAACTGTAAACACCCAGTCCAGAGAGATTGCTGCATGTCCTGTGATG GCTGCATGTATAATGGTAGAGAATATCTTGACGGCACTGAGTTTCATGATGGCAGCGACCCCTGTGTTGTCTGTCACTGTTACGGAGGCGATGTCACGTGCTCCAGGATACCCTGTGATGAAAAGTGCAGTCACCCTTACAAACCACCAAGACAATGCTGTGGAGAATGTGACC GCTGTTCCTATAATGGCGCAGTCCTCATCAATGGACAGTCCATTCCTGACCCAGGAAACCCTTGCTATGAATGTATTTGCCAG AGAGGCTCGGTGCAATGTAGGAGGAAGCGGTGTCCTGAAGCCCTTTGTCCTAATCCAGTCGCTGATGCTTGTGGTTGCCCAGTTTGTGGAG GTTGTCGTTTTGAAGGTCTGACTTATGCTGATGGACAGATTCTCCTTGAACAAGAAAAAGCGTGCGAGGACTGCAGATGTTCA agagGAGAGGTAGTGTGTGAGCAAAGAAAATGCCCTGCTGTGTCATGCCCACATCCAACTCTCAACAGCTGCGCATGTGAAGTGTGTGATGGATGTAACTTCTATGGACGCGACTGTTTGAGTGGGGAGCAATTTGCACACCCTACAGATAGCTGTCAGCGCTGCTCCTGTCAG AATGGTGGTGTGGTATGTGAGCAGGAATCTTGTCCAAGCATTACCTGTAGCAATCCAGTGACACGTCCTGGGGAATGCTGCCCCATCTGTGACTGCTGTTTCTATGaggatgctgtttattctaacGGCGAAAGCTTCAGGCCCCCATCAAACCAATGCCAGAGCTGCACCTGTGTCGCGGGCACTGTTGAATGTGTGTCCGACGGCTGCCAACAAGCACCCTGCGCTCAACACGTTTCCATGTCAGAGCCGTGCTCAG TATGTATGCTGAATGGACAGGAGTTCAGTGATGGGCAGACGTGGACCCTGAGTTCAAACCACTGCTCCACCTGCATCTGTAAG GCAGGAGAGGTGCATTGTGCAGTTCCTGAGTGTCCTAAGCTTGCTTGTGTGCATCAGGTGACTGATCCAGGAGCCTGCTGTCCTCGTTGTAGAG GTTGTGTTTATGCGGGAGAGGAGCATACAGAGGGCAGCAGCTGGTTTGCAGACTCAACTCCATGTATGACATGTATGTGCGTGGATGGTGTGACCACCTGCTCTGAAGTACACTGTCTGTCTCCATGTGTTAACTTCATCAGTGTGCCTGGGGAGTGCTGCCCAATGTGTGCTG ACTGTGTATTTGAGGGCAAAGTATATGGACCAGGGGACAGTTTCCATCCAGCCAATGACCCCTGTCAGATCTGCACATGTGAg GTGATGCCGGATGGAGAACAGCACCTGAAGTGTTACCGAAAGCAGTGTCCCAGTCTGGTTGACTGTCCTAAGGGCAACATCTTGTTCTCTGGACCGGACTCTTGCTGTCCTGTCTGTGCAC AGCCTCTCAGTAACTGTACCCCTGCACTGATTGGTAATGAGGTGTTGGCAACAGATGACCCCTGTTTTACCTGCCAGTGTAAG GACCTGACATGGACTTGCTTACACAAAGTCTGCCCACTACTCACCTGTCCTCTAAATGAGCAGTTCACCCCTCCAGACTCATGCTGCCCAGTGTGTAAAG ATTGTGTAATTGAGGATCAGAACAGGCGTGTTGTGAACGGCACCAGCTGGAAAGACAGCAAAGATGACTGTGTCACATGCACCTGTTTT TTGGGCTACATTGAGTGCAGCATTGAAGAGTGTTTACCTGCCATTTGTCTGGAAGGACAAAAGCAAGTGAAACTTCCTGGGAGATGCTGCTATGAATGTCAAG ACTCGGAGGTGTCGTGTTTGTACCAGGGGACAGTGTTTCACTCCAATGAACACTGGGAGGTGGATGAATGCACCAGCTGCACGTGTTTGTCTGGAGACGTACACTGTCGCAGTGAACGCTgccctcccctcacctgtgcaAAT GATGAGATGCCTGCAGTTATCCCAGGTTTGTGTTGTCCTCATTGCCTTCCTCGTCCAGCTACTTGCAGTGCCTTTGGCGATCCTCATTACCGGACCTTCGATGGCCGCATGCTGCACTTCCAGGGAACGTGCACATATGTCCTGACACAGGATTGTGAGAGTGGAGATTTCAG tgttCATGCTACAAATGATGATCGTGGACGTAAAGGAGTGTCCTGGACTAAAGAGGTTACTGTGTTTTTGGGTGATGTCACAGTGCAGCTACTGCAGGACTGGATTGTGAAG GTGAATGATGAGGCTGTAACTTTGCCATTTCTCAGGGAACCATACATCTATATCGAACGGCAAACCAACACAATTTTACTCAACACTAACATTGGTCTGAAG GTGCTGTGGAGTCCTCGTTCACATGTAGAAGTAAGTGTGCCAGGCTCCTATAAGGGCCACACCTGTGGTCTTTGTGGAAACTTCAACAACTACTACCAGGATGACCTCCGGATGCCAAATGGACGAATCACCCTATCTGAGTCTGAATTTGGAAACAGCTGGAGG GTCACAAATGGTACCCATTTCCGCTCCTCCTGTCGTCCTGGCGAGAATGTTGACCCTTGTAAGGATGCAGGCTACCAGGCCAAAAAGGGGGCCAACACTCGCTGTAAAATCCTGAAGTCTGCCATCTTTAAGCCCTGTCATCCCGTGGTGCCTCCTGAACAGTGGTACGGAGCTTGTGTTTACGACCTCTGTGCTTGCGGTGCCAATACTGATGACTGTCTTTGTGACACGTTGGAGGCCTACGCGAGCCAGTGCAGAGCAGCAGGAGTCATCGTGCAGTGGAGGAGCGCGTCTCTGTGTG CTGTGGGCTGCCCAGTGGAGAGGGGCTTTGTGTTTGATGAGTGCGGCCCCCCTTGTCCTGTAACCTGCTTTAATGTCGATGTACCTCTGGGAGTGATAGAAAGCCACTGTTTCAAGCCCTGTGTTCCAGGATGTCAGTGTCCTGCTGGTCTGGTCCTACACAACAACTACTGCATACCACAAGAGAAGTGTCCAAAGATCATTCATGGCAGCTCCTCAAATGCCACAGTTACTGAATAA